One genomic window of Triplophysa rosa linkage group LG11, Trosa_1v2, whole genome shotgun sequence includes the following:
- the tob1a gene encoding protein Tob1a, which yields MQLEIQVALNFIISYLYNKLPRRRVNIFGEELERQLKQKYEGHWYPDKPYKGSGFRCIHVGEKVDPVVEQAAKESGLDIEDVRNNLPQDLSVWIDPFEVSYQIGEKGPVKVLYVDDSNDNGLELDKEIKNSFNPEAQVFMPISEPVGMSPTSSSPSPPFGQSAAVSPTFMRRSTQPLTFTTATFAATKFGSTKMKINGRNASKVSRSSPTNLGLNVNNLLKQKAMSTSMHSLYGVGLGGQQQKPSALSPNAKEFVFPSLQGQGSPSAMFPGETSLNLSPVPYNNAFDVFAAYGGLNEKSLMDSLNFSLNNIQYSNQQFQPVMAN from the coding sequence ATGCAGCTTGAAATCCAAGTAGCCCTCAACTTCATCATTTCTTACTTGTACAATAAGCTGCCCAGGCGACGCGTCAACATTTTCGGCGAGGAGCTGGAACGGCAGCTGAAACAGAAGTACGAGGGACACTGGTACCCAGACAAGCCATACAAAGGATCTGGATTCAGGTGTATACATGTCGGAGAGAAAGTGGACCCAGTTGTTGAGCAAGCAGCCAAAGAAAGCGGGTTGGACATCGAGGATGTCCGCAACAACCTGCCTCAGGACCTCAGTGTCTGGATCGATCCTTTCGAGGTGTCTTATCAGATCGGGGAGAAGGGACCCGTCAAGGTGCTCTACGTGGATGACAGCAATGACAATGGGCTGGAGTTGGACAAGGAGATCAAGAACAGCTTTAACCCGGAGGCCCAGGTCTTCATGCCAATTAGCGAGCCCGTGGGCATGTCCCCGACATCCAGTTCGCCGTCCCCTCCATTTGGCCAGTCGGCGGCAGTCAGCCCCACCTTCATGCGCCGTTCCACGCAACCTTTGACCTTCACCACTGCAACCTTCGCTGCCACCAAGTTCGGCTCcactaaaatgaaaatcaacggGCGGAACGCCAGCAAGGTGAGCCGAAGCTCCCCCACCAACCTGGGCTTGAATGTAAACAACCTCCTGAAGCAGAAAGCCATGTCTACGTCAATGCATTCTCTCTATGGCGTCGGCTTGGGCGGTCAGCAGCAGAAGCCATCTGCGCTCTCTCCGAACGCCAAGGAGTTTGTGTTCCCCAGCCTCCAGGGGCAGGGCAGTCCAAGTGCAATGTTCCCCGGGGAGACCTCGCTTAATCTCAGCCCTGTCCCGTACAATAATGCCTTTGATGTGTTTGCGGCCTACGGGGGTCTTAATGAGAAATCCCTCATGGACAGTCTAAACTTCAGCTTGAACAACATTCAGTATTCTAACCAGCAATTCCAGCCAGTGATGGCCAACTAG